The DNA region AAGAGTTTGTTATAGAAGACGGTGAGAAAGTGGAGTCCGGGCAACTTTTAGGGGTTGAAAACTTTAAGGGAGTTCAGTTTGTTGATGTTACCGGGACTATAAAAGGGAGAGGGTTTGCCGGAACCGTTAAGCGTTATGGATTTCATTTGGGACGTCATACGCACGGTAATACAAATTATCGCGAAAGAGGATCGCTTGGCGCGGGAACTTTTCCGGCGCGAGTTTTCCCAGGTGTGAAGATGGCCGGACATTACGGTAATACGCGAAAGACAATTCGCGGTTGTGAAATTGTTGGAATAGACGAAGAAAATGGCGTTCTTTTTGTTAAGGGAGCGATACCCGGCAAGACGAATGGACTTGTTTTTGTCAAAAAAAATTTTGTGAAAGCATAATCGGACGGTAAAAAAATATGAAAGCAAAAGTTTATACAGCAGACGGCAGTGTTAATGGGACGGTTGAATTGCCGGCAAGTATTTTTGGCGTAGAACCGAACAATGCGCTTTTGCATACGGTTATAGTCGGGTATTTGGCAAACCGGAGACAGGGAACCGCTAAAACAAAAAGCCGTTCCGAAGTTAGCGGCGGCGGTAAAAAACCTTGGAAACAAAAAGGAACAGGACGAGCGCGTTCAGGTTCAAATACTTCGCCGGTTTGGACGCGAGGCGGTAAAGCGCACGGGGCTCAACCTAGAGATTACAGGCATAGTATTACTCGTAAAATGAGAAGAAAAGCGTTGTTGTGTGCATATTCGGTTCGCGCTTCTGAAGAAAGAATCGGGATAGTATCCGGACTTAATATTGAACAACCGAAAACAAAAATAGTCTCTGATTTGTTGAATAAAATCGGCGTTTTTGGAAATGGAAAAACGTACAATGGAAAAACTTTATTGATAATATCGCCGGATAACCGTAACATTTATCTGTCCGGACGTAATTTGAAAGACGTAGATGTTAAAATCGTTAACGATGTCAATGCGTATGACGTTGTTCGTGCGTCGAATATTATTTTTGCGGACGAAAATCTTATAAGTAAAATAGAGGAGATGGCTGCGTAATGAGTATTCATCATTTGATAATAATAGAACCTTTGATTACTGAAAGAAACAGCATTTTACAAACCGAAGGTAAGTTCGCGTTTAAAGTAGCCGTTAATGCTACGAAATCGGAAATTAAAGATGCGGTGGAAGAAATTTTTAAGGCAAAAAAAATAAAAGTTTTATCGGTTAATACTATGAACTATTCAGGTAAGAAAAAGCGGGTCGGACGTTATCTTGGCAGCCGTCCCGATTGGAAAAAAGCGATAGTAAAGATTGAAAACGGCAAAGATTTGGACCTTTTCAATGAGATATGATAATGAATTTAAATTTTTTAATGGTCAGACGTACGGGAAGAAAGAGGAATTGTAATGGCAATTAAAACTTACAAACCCACCACGCCAACGCTTAGATACAAATCAGTTGTTGTTCGCGAGCAGGTGACGACCGATAAGCCGTACAAACCCTTGTTGGTTGACAAAAAAAGTACGGGGGGACGTAATAGAGACGGGAGAATAACTACTCGTTTTCGCGGCGGCGGTCACAAAAGAAAATATCGTTTAGTCGATTTTAGACAAAATAAATTTGATGTCCCCGGTGTGGTGGAAACTATTGAGTACGATCCAAACAGAACTGCTAATATCGCATTGATAAAGTATGTTGATGGAGAGAGACGTTATATTTTGGCGACAGCGAATATGGCGGTCGGCAATGTAATCGTTACTAGTGAAAATGCGGAACCTACCGAAGGCAATCGTATTTTACTTAAAAATGTTCCGTTAGGTTATGACGTATGTAATCTTGAAATGAAAGCGGGTAAAGGCGGGCAAATAGCAAGAGGCGCCGGAGCTTTTGCAAAAGTTATTGCAAAAGACGGAAAATTTGTTCAACTCAAACTGCCGTCTTCGGAAATAAGAAATTTTCCGGATACGCTTTTTGCGACAATCGGGCAGATGAGTAATATTGAACATGCGAACGAAGTAATAGGTTCTGCCGGTCGTGTGCGCTGGAGAGGCCGCCGTCCGCATAACCGCGGCGTTTCGATGAACCCTGTCGATCACCCGATGGGAGGCGGTGAAGGTAAACATGCTGGAGGACATCCGAAGTCACCGTGGGGACAAAAAGCTAAAGGGCTTAAAACGCGTTCAAAGAAGTCTTTGTCTGATAAATACATTGTAAGCAGAAGAAAGAAATAGAGGTAAAATAATTTATGGCTCGTTCTATTAAAAAAGGCCCTTTTGTGGATAAGCATCTTTATAAAAAGATTGAAGATTTGAATAGCGCCGGAAAGAAGAATGTTGTGAAGACTTGGTCGCGCCGTTCTTTAATTATTCCGGATTTTGTCGGTCATACTTTTTCTGTTCATAATGGGAATAAATTTATTCCGGTTTATGTTTCGGAAAATATGGTAGGTCATAAACTTGGTGAATTTGCTCCGACACGCACGTTTCGCGGTCATGCCGGAGACAAAAAAGCATCGTCTAAATAGCGGGAATATAGAATTATGGTAGATAAAAAAGAAGAAAAAAGAATTCCTCAAGCCGGCGCG from Chitinispirillales bacterium includes:
- the rplC gene encoding 50S ribosomal protein L3, whose protein sequence is MFGLMGKKIGMTRISNAETGLIIPVTVVQIGKNVVLQVKTPENDGYSAAQIGFDVVEKRGTPTGKDGKPVSLEYPKSKSGKTIEARKYKGSQSNSEVCHALKYKSEPVRYIKEFVIEDGEKVESGQLLGVENFKGVQFVDVTGTIKGRGFAGTVKRYGFHLGRHTHGNTNYRERGSLGAGTFPARVFPGVKMAGHYGNTRKTIRGCEIVGIDEENGVLFVKGAIPGKTNGLVFVKKNFVKA
- the rplD gene encoding 50S ribosomal protein L4 — protein: MKAKVYTADGSVNGTVELPASIFGVEPNNALLHTVIVGYLANRRQGTAKTKSRSEVSGGGKKPWKQKGTGRARSGSNTSPVWTRGGKAHGAQPRDYRHSITRKMRRKALLCAYSVRASEERIGIVSGLNIEQPKTKIVSDLLNKIGVFGNGKTYNGKTLLIISPDNRNIYLSGRNLKDVDVKIVNDVNAYDVVRASNIIFADENLISKIEEMAA
- the rplW gene encoding 50S ribosomal protein L23, with the protein product MSIHHLIIIEPLITERNSILQTEGKFAFKVAVNATKSEIKDAVEEIFKAKKIKVLSVNTMNYSGKKKRVGRYLGSRPDWKKAIVKIENGKDLDLFNEI
- the rplB gene encoding 50S ribosomal protein L2, which translates into the protein MAIKTYKPTTPTLRYKSVVVREQVTTDKPYKPLLVDKKSTGGRNRDGRITTRFRGGGHKRKYRLVDFRQNKFDVPGVVETIEYDPNRTANIALIKYVDGERRYILATANMAVGNVIVTSENAEPTEGNRILLKNVPLGYDVCNLEMKAGKGGQIARGAGAFAKVIAKDGKFVQLKLPSSEIRNFPDTLFATIGQMSNIEHANEVIGSAGRVRWRGRRPHNRGVSMNPVDHPMGGGEGKHAGGHPKSPWGQKAKGLKTRSKKSLSDKYIVSRRKK
- the rpsS gene encoding 30S ribosomal protein S19 — encoded protein: MARSIKKGPFVDKHLYKKIEDLNSAGKKNVVKTWSRRSLIIPDFVGHTFSVHNGNKFIPVYVSENMVGHKLGEFAPTRTFRGHAGDKKASSK